One stretch of Pomacea canaliculata isolate SZHN2017 linkage group LG1, ASM307304v1, whole genome shotgun sequence DNA includes these proteins:
- the LOC112561059 gene encoding uncharacterized protein LOC112561059, producing METLDRSFVLNLPAVQAVLQLESTLQESRVLNAVAKVLKSLAQPTHHDSRPPAPPAAAAAECFITSGVNAWAAQNLRAKAILEELEVLGEEDSETVGFAFVDAGTKRDSGDTFSDPGSTSAARKDPQADVVSEDSASTVSSSSSSTVASKCGNADICVDGEEISETELRPGTNPVGQNTKNRDFTDHGDRKAEALLLRKRMDAAATRKRRGWKRGKYARVQGAASGVDPAALRSLPAVRDLRVNDVHVSSLRHHHSC from the coding sequence ATGGAAACCCTCGACCGTTCGTTCGTCCTGAACCTTCCAGCCGTGCAGGCCGTCCTACAGCTGGAGTCCACTCTTCAAGAATCTCGCGTACTGAACGCGGTGGCTAAAGTTCTTAAGAGTCTGGCCCAACCCACCCACCACGACTCCAGACCACCAgctccaccagcagcagcagcagccgaaTGCTTCATCACTTCTGGTGTCAACGCTTGGGCAGCTCAGAATCTTCGTGCTAAGGCGATCCTGGAGGAGCTGGAGGTTTTAGGAGAGGAAGACAGCGAAACTGTAGGCTTTGCTTTTGTCGATGCTGGAACAAAAAGGGATTCAGGAGACACTTTCTCTGATCCTGGATCAACCTCTGCGGCAAGAAAAGATCCCCAGGCTGATGTGGTGTCAGAGGACAGCGCAAGCACCGTgtcatcgtcctcatcgtcgACTGTTGCAAGTAAATGCGGTAACGCAGACATTTGCGTCGACGGCGAGGAGATAAGTGAGACGGAGTTAAGACCGGGCACGAACCCGGTGGGCCAGAACACCAAGAATAGGGATTTCACTGACCACGGCGACCGCAAGGCGGAGGCACTGTTGCTGAGGAAGAGAATGGATGCGGCCGCGACGCGAAAACGACGCGGCTGGAAGCGCGGCAAATATGCGCGTGTGCAAGGAGCGGCCAGTGGAGTTGACCCTGCTGCCCTGCGGTCACTTCCTGCTGTGCGCGACTTGCGGGTCAACGATGTCCACGTGTCCAGCTTGCGCCACCACCATTCTTGCTGA
- the LOC112562292 gene encoding RING finger protein B-like → MSSGFQTITPGNSDKNWLNQPWVEAVRNFGDYPEAILFEAYKVARSKAANHPVTASEILEILEQKQFPLQNLPKQTPTFLSVSKNYGSDGESDSEYHSLEAEFSGDGCRGESDLETDGEIQSAPSSSVRQLDEQKLKKYSVGNTDKKTVGDLKLKYRALKNENKYLKEKNTCRKCQMRPVSVTFLPCGHYSHCYDCGQTFSACPICKKTILADVKTYLA, encoded by the coding sequence ACTCCAGGGAACAGTGACAAAAACTGGTTGAATCAACCATGGGTGGAAGCAGTTCGTAATTTTGGCGATTATCCAGAGGCTATCTTGTTTGAAGCATACAAGGTAGCAAGATCAAAAGCTGCAAATCACCCTGTTACTGCATCAGAAATTTTGGAAATTCTtgagcagaaacaatttccgtTGCAGAATTTACCAAAGCAAACACCAactttcctttctgtttcaAAAAACTATGGGAGTGATGGAGAATCTGATTCTGAGTACCATTCATTAGAAGCAGAGTTTTCAGGTGACGGTTGTAGAGGTGAGAGTGATTTAGAGACTGACGGAGAAATTCAATCTGCACCGTCCTCGTCTGTAAGACAGCTAGACGAACAAAAGCTAAAGAAGTACAGTGTTGGAAATACAGACAAGAAGACTGTTGGGGACCTCAAGCTGAAATACAGGGccttgaaaaatgaaaataaatacctgAAAGAGAAGAACACAtgcagaaaatgtcagatgcgGCCAGTCTCTGTCACATTTTTGCCCTGTGGCCACTACTCACACTGCTATGATTGTGGCCAGACATTTTCTGCGTGCCCAATTTGCAAGAAGACCATCCTTGCTGATGTCAAGACCTACTTAGCCTGA